The following coding sequences are from one Oncorhynchus kisutch isolate 150728-3 linkage group LG23, Okis_V2, whole genome shotgun sequence window:
- the coq4 gene encoding ubiquinone biosynthesis protein COQ4 homolog, mitochondrial isoform X2, translating into MLRSLLVSSRRSTALCVRQHHHGVDSADVQYDGLYPGHIPTSPIQKALLAVGSGVAALQDPYRHDMVAVLGETTGHLALMTLRDRMRGDPEGYTILTERPRIRLSTLDLSKMASLPDGSFGREYLRFLEDNRVTPDSRVNVKFVDNEELAYVMQRYREVHDLLHTLLGMPTNMLGEVAVKWFEAAQTGLPMCILGAALGPLRLSTSRLEPLVTSLGPWAVRNGRQARCVFSIFYERRWEQSLEDLRKELNIEPPPLTITATSQKATLDS; encoded by the exons ATGTTGCGTTCACTCCTCGTTTCAAGTCGAAGAAGCACTG CCCTTTGTGTCCGGCAGCATCACCATGGCGTGGACTCTGCAGACGTGCAGTATGACGGACTGTACCCAGGCCACATCCCCACCAGCCCCATCCAGAAAGCCCTGTTGGCTGTCGGCTCCGGGGTGGCAGCCCTGCAAGACCCCTACAGACATG ACATGGTGGCAGTGCTGGGAGAGACGACAGGACATCTGGCCCTGATGACGCTTCGGGATCGAATGAGAGGAGACCCTGAGGGCTATACCATTCTAAC TGAGCGCCCACGGATCAGACTATCCACATTGGATCTGTCCAAGATGGCTTCCCTTCCAGATGGATCCTTTGGGAGAGAGTATCTGCGCTTCCTTGAGGACAAT agGGTGACCCCTGACTCGAGGGTGAACGTGAAATTTGTGGATAATGAGGAGTTGGCGTACGTCATGCAGCGGTACCGAGAAGTCCACGATTTACTGCACACCTTACTAGGCATGCCCACTAACATGCTGG GTGAAGTGGCAGTAAAGTGGTTTGAGGCTGCTCAAACTGGCCTGCCCATGTGCATCCTGGGAGCAGCGTTGGGACCGCTCCGTCTGTCCACAAG TCGTCTGGAGCCCTTGGTGACGTCCCTGGGACCGTGGGCTGTGAGGAATGGCCGGCAGGCCCGCTGTGTCTTCAGCATCTTCTACGAGCGCCGCTGGGAGCAGAGTCTGGAGGACCTGAGAAAGGAGCTGAACATCGAGCCTCCCCCGCTCACCATCACGGCCACCAGCCAGAAAGCCACATTAGATTCTTAG
- the coq4 gene encoding ubiquinone biosynthesis protein COQ4 homolog, mitochondrial isoform X1, translated as MLRSLLVSSRRSTGRGAFVFEALCVRQHHHGVDSADVQYDGLYPGHIPTSPIQKALLAVGSGVAALQDPYRHDMVAVLGETTGHLALMTLRDRMRGDPEGYTILTERPRIRLSTLDLSKMASLPDGSFGREYLRFLEDNRVTPDSRVNVKFVDNEELAYVMQRYREVHDLLHTLLGMPTNMLGEVAVKWFEAAQTGLPMCILGAALGPLRLSTSRLEPLVTSLGPWAVRNGRQARCVFSIFYERRWEQSLEDLRKELNIEPPPLTITATSQKATLDS; from the exons ATGTTGCGTTCACTCCTCGTTTCAAGTCGAAGAAGCACTGGTAGGGGCGCGTTTGTGTTCGAAG CCCTTTGTGTCCGGCAGCATCACCATGGCGTGGACTCTGCAGACGTGCAGTATGACGGACTGTACCCAGGCCACATCCCCACCAGCCCCATCCAGAAAGCCCTGTTGGCTGTCGGCTCCGGGGTGGCAGCCCTGCAAGACCCCTACAGACATG ACATGGTGGCAGTGCTGGGAGAGACGACAGGACATCTGGCCCTGATGACGCTTCGGGATCGAATGAGAGGAGACCCTGAGGGCTATACCATTCTAAC TGAGCGCCCACGGATCAGACTATCCACATTGGATCTGTCCAAGATGGCTTCCCTTCCAGATGGATCCTTTGGGAGAGAGTATCTGCGCTTCCTTGAGGACAAT agGGTGACCCCTGACTCGAGGGTGAACGTGAAATTTGTGGATAATGAGGAGTTGGCGTACGTCATGCAGCGGTACCGAGAAGTCCACGATTTACTGCACACCTTACTAGGCATGCCCACTAACATGCTGG GTGAAGTGGCAGTAAAGTGGTTTGAGGCTGCTCAAACTGGCCTGCCCATGTGCATCCTGGGAGCAGCGTTGGGACCGCTCCGTCTGTCCACAAG TCGTCTGGAGCCCTTGGTGACGTCCCTGGGACCGTGGGCTGTGAGGAATGGCCGGCAGGCCCGCTGTGTCTTCAGCATCTTCTACGAGCGCCGCTGGGAGCAGAGTCTGGAGGACCTGAGAAAGGAGCTGAACATCGAGCCTCCCCCGCTCACCATCACGGCCACCAGCCAGAAAGCCACATTAGATTCTTAG